The nucleotide sequence CAAAGTTCTATACAAAGGCTATGGAGCACGGTATCTGGCTTATTAGAGACAACTTCCGTTGGGCAAGGGAGATAGCAGCCTGGAAGAAGAAAGTGCTCGAAAATTGGGACAAGGTGAGCATTGAAAAAATACTTACAGAAGATGCCAAAGCAGTGGAAGCTATTGTAAACCTTGGAAATCTAAGTCCTGAGGATGTGAAAGTTGAACTTTATTATGGAGTGAAAGCCAAGGACTACATCATTGAGAAGCCATATATAGTTGAACTCAAAAGACCAGAGCATCTGGGCAATGGAAGATACAAATACAAATACGAGGGCAATGCTTTGCGGAATATAGTTAACCCATGCTGGCATTATGCAGTGAGAGTTTACCCCTACCACCCAAAGCTGCCATACAAATTCCTTCTTGGCGGCTTGATCAGGTGGCGTGGACTGCTTGAATGATTCTTTATCTTTTTGCTTTTATCCAACCTACTGGTGGGTGTTCCTCTCCGTATTTTTGGAGTTTCTCATAAGCGTTCTCCCACTTTTTGAGCAATTTTTTCCGTTTTTCAGTGTCTCTGATTTTCTCAACGTATTCTCTCGGAATGTAGGCTAAGAAGTGTGGTAAATTAGGTTCAAAAGTTCCATATCCTTTAATTTCTCCACCTGCTTTTTCTATAAACTCCATTAGCTTTTCAAGTGGGAAATAATGCAGATCATCTTTTCTGCCATAGAGAGCTTCGAATATCTCCTCTCTGAGGTTGTACATCTCAAGATGGACTTCTTGCCTCTTTGTTTTAGCTATTGGCAAACTTTCAGCAATAAAAATTTCATCAGCAACGCGGAGCATCTCGCTAATTATTTTAACAATTGTCTCCTCATTCCTTAAGCTTCTAATTCCATGAATTAAAACTGCTAAATCAAAGCTCTTGAAGGGAAATGGTAAATTTTGGGCATCAATTTTCATAGGAATGACTCTCCTCCAAAGCCCAGCGTTCTTAACAATCTCCTTAAAATACGTCCATCTTGCTAAATCCACAGCAACAACTCTTCCAGTTTCCCCAACCATGTAAGCTAACGGCACTGTTGATATGGCATGAGCTCCGCAGCCTATCTCAAGAATATTCATTCCTTCTTTAATCCCGGCAAATTGCAAAACTTTAAAACGTTCGAGCATCTCAATGTGGAGCCAGTTATTGGGAAGAGAAGGTTCATCCCTTGGTGGTATCTTTGAAAGAATATCTTTTACAAATTCTTTTTCAGAGTTCACGGCTGAACACCGATTACATTGTAAAAACAGCTCTCTTTAAAGCTCTTTTGCAGAAAAAGATTTAAAAGTTGAGGTTGATATTTATGCAGACAAAAATTTTGAAAGAACAAATAAGGCCATCACTTGTGGGCAAATATTGCCCTAACGACTCCATTTTCAATGGCATCAATTCTGACAAAGCCGAACCTTTCGAACTGCACTATGTCGTCAACTTTAACATCTGCATCTTTCTCAAGCAGACCTCTCTTGACTATGAGCTCATCTCCCTCTGGAATTATAACTTCGCATTCTTTTCCTTCTGGAACCCAGTGAATCATATGCCATCTGTGTTCTCTCGCCTTTTCATATTCAATGCTGTCAAACTCTGCAACTATCTTCTCTTCACTGACCTCAAGGAGCTTAACATTGAAGAGGTCTTTGAGCCTTATGTATCCACTCTTTTTAAGCAGCTCCAAATCATCTTTTGAAACATAAATTGGTTTTTCTGGCATGAATTTGAGCTCTCTGTATCCTCTCTCGGGATGATCTGGATGGAGCGGAACTTTTGCAGTGAATTCTTTGTCAAAGCCTTTGATATACATTGGAATTGGGTCAGCAACAAAGAAATAGCGGTTTGCTATCGGGTCAATCAGCTTTCTGTTTATCGCAGCCAAGTTGTCCCAGCTTATGGTTGTGTCACTCCTTTTAAGCCCGACGCTTACTATGAGTTCTTTAATAGCCTCCGGAAGGATTCCTCTTCTCTTTAATGCCCTAATTGTTCCTAATCTCGGGTCGTCCCAGCCTAGGTATCTGCCCTCCTGAATTCCTTTTCTCGTTTTTGATTTGCTCAGAATTACTCCTTCAATTGACAATCTACCATGATGAACAGTTACTGGATACTCCCAGCCGAAATACTCGTAGATATATCTTTGCCTCGTCTCATTCTCGGCATGCTCTTGTCCTCTGAAGATGTGAGTTACGCCGAGATCATGGTCATCGATAGCTGATGCGAAGTTATAGAGTGGCCAAACTCTGTATTTATCCCCAGTTCTGGGATGATCTGGATTGTCAATTATTCTTAAAGCGGGCCAGTCTCTTACAGCAGGATTTGGATGATTTAAATCAGTTTTTATCCTAACAACAGCTTCTCCTTCTTTATAAGTTCCGTCAAGCATTTTTCTCCATTCTTCAAGCTGAACTTCTGGAGGTAAATCTCTATGTGGACAGGCTTTTCCCCCATCTCTAAGCTTTCTAAATTCCTCGGGCTTACAAGTGCAAACGTAAGCTTTACCCATCTTTATTAGCTCTTCAGCATACTTGTAATAAATCTCAAGCCTGTCGCTGGCATAATGGATTTCATCAATCTTGAAGCCGAGCCACTTTAAATCCTCAATTATCCACTCATAAAAGATGGGCTCGGGTCTCTTCACCTTAGGATCGGTGTCATCAAATCTCAAAATGAACTTGCCATCATACATCCTCGCATATTCGTGGCTTAAAATAGCTGCACGGGCATTTCCCAAGTGAAAAGCACCATCGGGATTTGGTGCAAATCTTGTAACTACTTTACCCTTCTCAGCTTTGGGAAGCGGGGGCAAACCTTTCTTTTCTTCGTGCTTCTTCTCTACCTTCTTAAAGAACTCCGGATAAATCTCTCTGAGCTTTGCCTCTTGCTTTTCTATGCTCATACTGTTGACTTCTTCAACTATCTTACTCACAATAGGAATTATTTCCCTAGCTTTTGGTCTCAGCTCTGGATGGCTGCCGAGAACTTTGCCTATGACTGCCTTAGGGTTAGCTTTTCCACCGTGCTGAATTGCGTTGATGAGCGCGTACTTTAAAATTAACTCTTCCATACTATCACCTCTAAAAGAGTGAGCGTTGGGAGAGTTATAAATCTTCTGAAATTTCTGGAATGTCTCTGGGCAGTTGATGTTTTTGAAAGTAAGAATATCTAGCGAAGAGGCAAAAGCTTTAGAATCTAAGGGCAACCAGAAAAAGCTAAGAGATGGGTCTAAATATTATTGTTCATCTTATACCTATCAAAAAGCCTTAAAAACGTCCAAGGAA is from Thermococcus paralvinellae and encodes:
- a CDS encoding class I SAM-dependent methyltransferase, with amino-acid sequence MNSEKEFVKDILSKIPPRDEPSLPNNWLHIEMLERFKVLQFAGIKEGMNILEIGCGAHAISTVPLAYMVGETGRVVAVDLARWTYFKEIVKNAGLWRRVIPMKIDAQNLPFPFKSFDLAVLIHGIRSLRNEETIVKIISEMLRVADEIFIAESLPIAKTKRQEVHLEMYNLREEIFEALYGRKDDLHYFPLEKLMEFIEKAGGEIKGYGTFEPNLPHFLAYIPREYVEKIRDTEKRKKLLKKWENAYEKLQKYGEEHPPVGWIKAKR
- a CDS encoding glutamate--tRNA ligase; this translates as MEELILKYALINAIQHGGKANPKAVIGKVLGSHPELRPKAREIIPIVSKIVEEVNSMSIEKQEAKLREIYPEFFKKVEKKHEEKKGLPPLPKAEKGKVVTRFAPNPDGAFHLGNARAAILSHEYARMYDGKFILRFDDTDPKVKRPEPIFYEWIIEDLKWLGFKIDEIHYASDRLEIYYKYAEELIKMGKAYVCTCKPEEFRKLRDGGKACPHRDLPPEVQLEEWRKMLDGTYKEGEAVVRIKTDLNHPNPAVRDWPALRIIDNPDHPRTGDKYRVWPLYNFASAIDDHDLGVTHIFRGQEHAENETRQRYIYEYFGWEYPVTVHHGRLSIEGVILSKSKTRKGIQEGRYLGWDDPRLGTIRALKRRGILPEAIKELIVSVGLKRSDTTISWDNLAAINRKLIDPIANRYFFVADPIPMYIKGFDKEFTAKVPLHPDHPERGYRELKFMPEKPIYVSKDDLELLKKSGYIRLKDLFNVKLLEVSEEKIVAEFDSIEYEKAREHRWHMIHWVPEGKECEVIIPEGDELIVKRGLLEKDADVKVDDIVQFERFGFVRIDAIENGVVRAIFAHK